A genomic window from Quercus lobata isolate SW786 chromosome 10, ValleyOak3.0 Primary Assembly, whole genome shotgun sequence includes:
- the LOC115963398 gene encoding polyphenol oxidase, chloroplastic-like: MASLSQPSLTITTKTHIPPSSLSPFCPKKTHLSKLPKRIHHLAPSVVSCKAQNDDQNGQQQQSPLEMFDRRDVLIGIGGLYGATNLYNDDPFAMAAPVSAPDLTKCSKADLPAGAKPVNCCPPSATKIIDFKLPPQNSPLRVRPAAHLADKEYIAKYSQAIKLMKALPADDPRNFTQQANVHCAYCDGAYDQVGFPDLEVQVHNSWLFYPFHRYYLYFYEKILGKLIDDPTFALPFWNWDSPSGMKMPAMLADPKSPLHDTYRNAKHQPPTLLDLDYSGTDESTTSQDQLSSNLTVMYRQMVSNGKNPKLFFGNAYRAGSDPDPGAGSIENIPHGPVHLWCGDTTQPNLEDMGNFYSAGRDKLISDKLLILS, translated from the coding sequence ATGGCTTCTCTCTCACAACCATCCCTTACCATCACCACCAAGACCCACATTCCCCCCTCCTCTCTATCTCCATTCTGTCCCAAAAAAACCCATCTTTCTAAACTTCCAAAACGCATCCATCACCTTGCTCCTAGCGTAGTCTCATGCAAAGCCCAAAACGATGATCAAAAtggacaacaacaacaatctcCTTTAGAAATGTTTGATAGGAGAGATGTGCTCATTGGCATAGGAGGCCTCTATGGTGCTACAAATCTTTACAATGATGACCCTTTTGCCATGGCAGCTCCTGTGTCTGCCCCAGATCTAACAAAGTGTAGCAAAGCTGATTTACCAGCTGGAGCAAAACCAGTCAATTGTTGCCCACCATCAGCCACAAAAATCATTGATTTTAAGCTACCTCCACAAAACTCACCCTTGCGTGTTAGACCCGCAGCTCATTTAGCTGACAAGGAATACATAGCCAAATACTCCCAAGCCATTAAGCTCATGAAAGCTTTACCAGCTGATGACCCAAGAAATTTCACACAACAAGCTAATGTTCATTGTGCTTATTGTGATGGTGCATATGACCAAGTTGGCTTCCCTGACCTTGAAGTCCAAGTTCACAACTCTTGGCTCTTTTATCCCTTCCATCGTTACTACTTATACTTCTATGAAAAAATCTTGGGAAAGTTGATTGATGACCCAACTTTTGCTTTGCCATTTTGGAATTGGgattcaccttctggcatgaaAATGCCAGCCATGTTAGCTGACCCCAAATCACCACTTCATGATACTTACCGCAATGCAAAGCACCAGCCACCGACCTTGCTTGACCTTGATTACAGTGGCACTGATGAATCAACAACAAGTCAAGACCAATTGTCTAGCAACCTCACCGTCATGTATCGCCAAATGGTGTCAAATGGTAAGAATCCTAAGCTATTCTTTGGCAATGCTTACCGTGCTGGAAGTGATCCTGACCCGGGTGCTGGATCGATTGAGAACATTCCACATGGTCCTGTACACTTATGGTGCGGTGACACTACTCAGCCTAATCTTGAAGACATGGGCAACTTCTACTCAGCAGGTAGAGATAAATTAATTAGTGATAAATTACTGATTCTCTCGTAA